The Lysinibacillus pakistanensis genome includes a window with the following:
- a CDS encoding InlB B-repeat-containing protein, whose product MSKIWKSAVSFFAIYLLFTQTIFGSVSVLAESNGSPQPILNTIMTSDGQPYKEGDIATSPVTIQVTTSTADSASIQLELSKDKGDSWEELDSMAPLVLTEEGDYYLWFRIKGQQAINKHHVRIIPRFTVLAGNHPIYVNAASTGGNDGSSWSNAFKDLQSALNAAQTGDEIWIATGTYTPTKKISANDPRTATFQMKNGVAIYGGFQGTETKLAERNVQVNPTILNGLGDIYHVFYHPNGLYLDSSAVLDGVTITGGDANGSLEHMYGGGMYNWRSSPTITNVTFNENKASIGGGMYNDNDSSPTITNVGFSENEADFGGGMHNNNYSSPTITNVVFNGNEATEGGGMYNYQKSNPSLTNVTFNGNKANVGGGMFSNTASNPNLTSVTFSGNKANAGGGMYNWSSSPSITNVTFNRNEVTADGGGIFNYDSNPTLTNVEFSDNTANYGGVLYNINSSLTLLNVTISGNQLKGEKGAIVGGNSQSKIQNSIIVGNHNKPALSNYTGTIANSLLDVEENGTVLAKFHKSKSDVETDTYQPEDLFINPSQSDYRLRANSPAINKGNNSDITILTDLSGNPRIQGVKIDLGAYEAFPYTVTYQENRAINGDVPIDKETYDQGHSVIVQSNSGNLERAGYTFKGWNTQADGKGTLYAENTTFPMGKADVTLYAEWMVNPTYQVQYDKNGATGGQVPQDHNEYEENEMVTVQSNSGKLVRAGYTFKGWNTQADGKGTFYAENTTFPMGKGNVTLYAEWTKKPTYTVTYDANGATGGQVPQDHNEYEENEMVMIQSNSGKLMREGYTFNGWNTQADGKGTPYTENATFPIGKANVTLYAEWTKNQTYTVTYNANGATGGQVPQDNSEYEENEMVTVQSNSGKLVREGYTFKGWNTQADGKGTPYMESAIFPMGKTNITLYAQWTVNPPTTGGSTTYPSTSNDNDFSPPAPVKITFHTNGGTTLAPIELAYNTKAKDLPIPTREGFCFDGWYRDVTLTTLWAEDTLVRENLKLYAKWTVLPEEELEKPIEPIEPIEPHQPSVVTFQDIENHWAREMIAALATLGIIKGYKDDTFRPDEPISRQHVMALFSRAFEFETIRPATVFSDVAPNHIYYDEIMTMQRAGIIDGTNGIFAPAAYLTRAQLAKVLVGTLRLTPEGSSSFKDVSSSHWSAGYIAALERRGIALGDNGYFRPEAPVTRAQLAAFLYRAMQQGTSEF is encoded by the coding sequence ATGAGCAAAATATGGAAGTCGGCAGTATCCTTTTTCGCCATCTATTTGTTATTCACACAGACTATATTTGGCAGTGTATCTGTGCTAGCAGAGTCAAATGGCAGTCCACAGCCAATACTCAACACCATCATGACATCGGATGGGCAGCCCTATAAAGAGGGTGACATCGCTACAAGTCCTGTTACGATTCAAGTCACAACGTCCACAGCCGATAGTGCCAGTATACAGCTAGAGCTATCCAAGGACAAAGGTGATTCGTGGGAGGAATTGGATAGCATGGCACCCCTTGTGCTAACTGAGGAGGGTGACTATTATCTTTGGTTTAGAATCAAGGGACAGCAAGCCATCAACAAGCATCATGTTCGTATCATACCACGGTTCACTGTATTAGCTGGAAATCATCCGATTTATGTAAATGCAGCATCAACTGGAGGTAATGATGGTAGTAGCTGGAGTAATGCCTTCAAAGATTTACAATCAGCACTCAATGCAGCTCAAACAGGGGATGAAATTTGGATTGCCACTGGAACCTATACACCCACAAAGAAGATTTCTGCAAATGATCCACGTACGGCAACCTTCCAAATGAAAAATGGAGTAGCAATTTATGGAGGCTTTCAGGGAACAGAAACCAAATTGGCTGAGCGTAATGTTCAAGTAAACCCAACAATATTAAATGGTCTAGGGGATATTTACCATGTATTTTATCACCCAAATGGCTTGTATTTAGATAGTTCAGCTGTACTTGATGGAGTGACGATTACAGGAGGGGATGCCAATGGAAGCTTGGAGCATATGTATGGAGGCGGTATGTACAACTGGAGGAGTAGTCCAACCATAACGAATGTAACATTCAATGAGAATAAGGCAAGCATTGGTGGTGGCATGTACAATGACAACGATAGTAGTCCAACCATAACGAATGTGGGGTTTAGTGAAAATGAGGCAGACTTTGGTGGTGGGATGCACAATAATAACTATAGTAGTCCAACCATAACAAACGTGGTGTTTAATGGAAACGAGGCCACCGAAGGAGGGGGAATGTACAATTATCAGAAAAGTAACCCATCCTTAACAAACGTAACATTCAATGGAAATAAGGCAAACGTTGGAGGTGGCATGTTCAGTAATACCGCTAGTAACCCAAACTTAACGAGTGTAACATTCAGTGGAAATAAAGCAAACGCTGGAGGTGGCATGTACAACTGGAGTAGTAGCCCATCCATAACGAATGTAACATTCAATAGGAATGAGGTAACTGCTGATGGTGGAGGCATATTCAATTATGATAGTAACCCGACACTAACGAATGTAGAGTTTAGTGACAATACAGCAAATTATGGAGGAGTCTTGTACAATATTAATAGTAGCTTGACACTATTGAATGTAACAATCAGCGGGAATCAGTTGAAGGGAGAGAAAGGTGCAATCGTTGGTGGGAATTCTCAAAGTAAAATTCAAAATAGTATTATCGTTGGTAACCATAATAAACCTGCTCTTTCTAACTATACGGGCACGATTGCCAATAGCTTATTGGATGTAGAGGAAAATGGGACTGTACTAGCTAAATTTCACAAGTCAAAATCAGATGTAGAAACGGACACTTATCAACCTGAAGATTTATTTATCAATCCAAGTCAGTCTGATTATCGACTAAGAGCAAACTCACCAGCTATTAACAAAGGGAACAATAGTGATATTACGATATTAACCGACCTTTCTGGCAATCCTCGTATTCAAGGAGTGAAAATTGATTTAGGTGCATATGAGGCATTTCCTTATACGGTGACATATCAGGAAAATCGAGCGATAAATGGGGACGTACCAATTGATAAGGAAACATATGATCAAGGACATTCAGTAATTGTACAAAGCAATAGTGGCAATCTTGAGAGAGCAGGCTATACGTTTAAAGGTTGGAATACACAAGCGGATGGAAAAGGCACACTTTATGCAGAAAATACAACATTCCCAATGGGCAAAGCGGATGTCACATTGTATGCAGAGTGGATGGTGAATCCAACCTACCAAGTTCAATATGATAAGAACGGTGCAACAGGTGGTCAAGTGCCACAGGATCACAACGAGTATGAAGAAAACGAAATGGTAACAGTCCAAAGCAATAGCGGCAAGCTTGTGAGGGCGGGTTATACGTTCAAGGGCTGGAACACACAAGCAGATGGAAAAGGCACATTCTATGCAGAAAATACAACATTCCCAATGGGTAAAGGGAATGTCACACTGTATGCAGAGTGGACTAAAAAACCAACCTATACCGTCACATATGATGCGAACGGTGCAACAGGTGGTCAAGTGCCACAAGATCACAACGAGTATGAAGAAAATGAAATGGTAATGATACAAAGCAATAGTGGCAAGCTTATGAGGGAAGGCTATACATTCAATGGCTGGAATACACAAGCAGATGGAAAAGGCACCCCCTACACTGAAAACGCAACGTTCCCAATAGGCAAAGCAAATGTCACGCTGTATGCAGAGTGGACAAAAAACCAAACCTATACCGTCACATATAATGCGAACGGCGCAACAGGTGGTCAAGTGCCACAAGATAATAGCGAGTATGAAGAAAACGAAATGGTAACGGTCCAAAGCAATAGTGGAAAGCTTGTGAGGGAAGGCTATACGTTTAAGGGCTGGAATACACAGGCAGATGGAAAAGGCACCCCCTACATGGAAAGCGCAATCTTCCCAATGGGTAAAACAAATATCACATTATATGCACAGTGGACAGTAAACCCACCAACAACTGGTGGAAGCACTACATATCCATCAACATCAAACGACAATGATTTTTCCCCACCAGCACCTGTGAAAATTACGTTTCATACAAATGGTGGCACAACACTAGCGCCAATCGAGCTTGCATACAATACAAAAGCAAAAGATTTGCCTATCCCAACAAGAGAGGGTTTCTGTTTTGATGGTTGGTATCGGGATGTAACGTTAACCACACTGTGGGCTGAAGATACGCTTGTGAGGGAAAATCTCAAGCTGTATGCGAAATGGACAGTATTGCCAGAAGAAGAATTGGAAAAACCAATAGAACCAATAGAACCAATAGAGCCCCACCAGCCATCTGTGGTAACTTTCCAGGATATTGAAAACCATTGGGCCAGAGAAATGATTGCGGCATTAGCAACGCTGGGCATTATTAAAGGCTATAAAGATGATACTTTCCGTCCAGATGAGCCGATTAGTCGTCAGCATGTGATGGCACTCTTTTCACGCGCCTTTGAGTTCGAAACAATTCGTCCTGCAACTGTCTTTTCTGATGTAGCACCAAATCATATATATTATGATGAGATTATGACCATGCAGAGAGCAGGGATTATCGACGGCACAAATGGTATATTCGCGCCAGCAGCCTATCTTACAAGAGCACAGTTAGCAAAAGTTTTAGTGGGTACATTGCGTCTAACACCTGAAGGTAGTAGCTCGTTCAAGGATGTATCCAGTTCACATTGGAGTGCAGGCTATATTGCAGCACTAGAACGAAGAGGAATTGCCTTGGGGGATAATGGCTATTTCCGTCCTGAGGCTCCTGTTACAAGAGCACAATTAGCAGCCTTTTTATACCGAGCAATGCAGCAAGGGACGTCTGAATTTTAA
- a CDS encoding 2-oxoglutarate ferredoxin oxidoreductase subunit beta → MHVSNVIDFIAKKKEREERQRVQELEHYVATQCNFEHPRNIDALVDEKIIEVKDHSLFLGFLSILKDEQIDPLDIFQDVFTFEPAHFEVSYNMRWWSVVQLAFTFLTILKENEPHTYADFLGLSE, encoded by the coding sequence ATGCACGTGAGTAACGTCATTGATTTTATTGCAAAGAAAAAAGAACGTGAAGAAAGGCAGCGTGTTCAAGAATTAGAGCACTATGTTGCAACGCAGTGTAACTTTGAGCATCCCAGGAACATTGACGCACTTGTTGATGAAAAAATAATCGAAGTGAAAGATCATTCGCTATTTCTAGGTTTTCTATCCATTTTAAAGGATGAGCAAATTGATCCTCTTGATATTTTTCAGGATGTGTTTACTTTCGAGCCAGCTCACTTTGAGGTGTCCTATAATATGAGATGGTGGTCAGTTGTCCAGCTTGCCTTTACATTTTTAACAATCCTCAAGGAAAACGAGCCGCATACATATGCAGATTTTCTTGGTTTATCCGAATAA
- a CDS encoding ABC transporter substrate-binding protein → MAMRKLWKKGLIGALAISMLAACSDSSSGSNEVNSDLTLEEITKKAKEEGNVNSVGMPDTWANWVETWEELGTEYSLKHKDTDMSSAEELAKFEAEKEDATADIGDVGIAFGPIAKDKGLTLPFKTSYWDEIPDWAKDDEGHWIVGYTGTISFLTDKNNVKNAPTSWDDLKNGDYNVSIGDALTANQAQFAILAAAMAFGGDESNIQPGIDFFADLAKQGRLQGDPSVANLEKGEIDVAILWDFNALGYRHQIDEQRFDVVIPSEGSVTSGYATIINKYAKNPHAAMLAREYILSDAGQENLAKGYARPIRDKVQLSDDVKQLLLPSNMYKNAQPVKDQKKWEETTKQIPQLYQEQVLIHAK, encoded by the coding sequence ATGGCAATGCGAAAGTTGTGGAAGAAAGGTCTTATTGGTGCATTAGCAATTTCAATGTTGGCAGCTTGTTCTGATAGTTCTTCTGGTTCTAATGAAGTTAATAGTGATTTAACACTTGAAGAAATTACGAAAAAAGCAAAGGAAGAAGGAAACGTTAATTCAGTCGGTATGCCAGATACATGGGCAAACTGGGTGGAGACTTGGGAAGAGCTTGGTACGGAATATAGCTTAAAGCATAAGGATACAGATATGTCGAGTGCTGAGGAGCTGGCGAAGTTTGAAGCGGAAAAGGAGGATGCAACTGCCGATATCGGTGATGTAGGAATTGCCTTTGGTCCAATTGCCAAGGATAAGGGCTTAACATTACCATTCAAAACGTCTTATTGGGATGAAATACCAGACTGGGCAAAGGATGATGAAGGACACTGGATTGTGGGTTATACGGGAACTATTTCATTTTTAACAGATAAAAACAATGTAAAAAACGCTCCTACTTCTTGGGATGACCTTAAAAACGGTGATTATAATGTTAGCATTGGCGATGCACTAACTGCGAATCAAGCACAGTTCGCCATTTTAGCAGCTGCGATGGCATTTGGTGGAGATGAATCGAATATTCAGCCAGGGATAGACTTTTTTGCAGACCTAGCAAAGCAGGGGCGTTTGCAGGGTGATCCTTCTGTGGCGAATTTAGAAAAAGGTGAAATTGATGTAGCCATCCTTTGGGATTTTAATGCGCTAGGCTATCGACACCAAATTGATGAGCAACGCTTTGATGTAGTTATTCCCTCTGAAGGTTCTGTCACATCAGGCTATGCAACGATTATAAACAAATACGCTAAAAATCCTCATGCTGCAATGCTAGCGCGTGAATATATTTTATCTGATGCAGGGCAAGAAAATTTGGCGAAAGGATACGCTCGTCCGATTCGTGACAAGGTTCAATTATCAGACGATGTGAAGCAGCTACTACTACCTTCGAATATGTACAAAAACGCACAGCCAGTGAAAGATCAAAAGAAATGGGAAGAAACAACAAAGCAGATTCCACAACTCTATCAGGAGCAGGTATTAATTCATGCAAAATAA
- a CDS encoding alkaline phosphatase family protein: protein MQNNKVVLIVVDALRFDTACTHMGFMQHLVERKIAARYKVCSEVPSLSRPLYETILTGTPPIVHGVTSNMTVRLSTQNSLFHLAKENGLTTAAAAYYWVSELYNRAPFMHMEDRLQLDTQLPIENGLFYFEDHYPDSHLFADAAWLMDQKQPDFLYIHPMNVDDDGHKFTADSAQYRNRVLSVDALLSLFIPKCLAQGYEVIVTADHGMTSDGNHGGTTVEDRHVPMFVMSKRVKAGIKDEIVSQLQIAPLCCYLLGIEPSDEMVSLLLEGVQSLKKV from the coding sequence ATGCAAAATAATAAAGTTGTCTTAATAGTCGTAGATGCACTTCGTTTTGATACAGCCTGTACCCATATGGGATTTATGCAACATTTAGTGGAACGTAAAATTGCCGCACGCTATAAGGTTTGCTCTGAGGTTCCATCATTATCAAGACCTTTATATGAGACGATTTTAACAGGAACACCACCTATTGTGCATGGTGTCACAAGCAATATGACAGTACGTCTATCCACTCAAAACAGCCTATTTCATTTGGCGAAAGAAAATGGTTTGACTACAGCAGCCGCAGCCTATTATTGGGTTAGTGAGCTTTATAATCGAGCACCATTTATGCATATGGAGGACAGGCTACAATTAGATACACAACTACCTATCGAAAACGGCTTGTTCTACTTCGAGGATCATTATCCTGACAGTCATTTATTTGCAGATGCTGCTTGGCTAATGGATCAAAAGCAACCTGATTTTCTCTATATTCATCCAATGAATGTAGATGATGACGGTCATAAATTTACAGCAGATTCTGCACAATATCGAAATCGTGTGTTATCAGTTGATGCATTATTATCATTATTTATTCCAAAATGTCTTGCACAGGGCTATGAGGTGATTGTCACTGCAGATCATGGTATGACGAGTGATGGGAATCATGGAGGCACAACAGTAGAGGATCGTCATGTACCGATGTTTGTTATGTCTAAGCGAGTGAAGGCAGGTATAAAGGATGAGATTGTCTCTCAGCTTCAAATAGCACCACTTTGCTGTTATTTATTAGGAATAGAACCTTCCGATGAAATGGTTTCACTGTTATTAGAGGGCGTACAGTCCTTAAAAAAAGTTTAG
- a CDS encoding ABC transporter permease has translation MSKRQSIAWLSPFVVLVLLFFLVPLLYMLITSFQNSDGFTLAQYQSVLTNGYILQGFKNSITLSVISAVIALIVTLFAVYAMMRFSPSMREKILILTNLTSNFSGIPLAFAFIVLLGNSGLFTLLFDKWGIDTLSSFSLYSWGGLLLIYIYFQLPLALMLLYPIYDGIQQQWKEAAALLGASTWQFWKKIGIPVMLPGIVGTFSVLFANAMGAYASAYALTSSNYNLVAIRIGSLIKGDIFAQPELASAIAVLLAVTMVTAMLLSEWSISKTRRKL, from the coding sequence ATATCGAAGCGGCAATCGATTGCCTGGCTATCTCCCTTTGTTGTACTAGTATTGCTATTTTTTTTAGTGCCGTTGCTGTATATGCTTATCACAAGCTTTCAAAATAGTGATGGATTTACACTTGCACAATATCAATCTGTCCTGACGAATGGTTATATTTTACAAGGCTTTAAAAATAGTATTACCCTGTCTGTTATTTCAGCAGTGATTGCATTAATCGTTACATTGTTTGCTGTCTATGCAATGATGAGGTTTTCTCCGTCAATGAGGGAGAAGATTTTAATACTGACAAACTTAACATCTAATTTTTCAGGTATTCCACTAGCGTTTGCCTTTATTGTTTTACTTGGTAATAGTGGGTTGTTTACATTGCTATTCGACAAATGGGGTATCGACACACTCTCCTCCTTTTCACTTTATAGCTGGGGTGGCCTGCTACTGATTTATATCTATTTTCAGCTACCGTTAGCATTAATGCTACTTTACCCAATCTATGATGGAATCCAACAACAATGGAAGGAAGCAGCCGCATTGCTTGGAGCTTCTACCTGGCAATTTTGGAAAAAGATTGGCATTCCGGTTATGCTTCCTGGGATTGTAGGAACATTTAGTGTGCTTTTTGCTAATGCAATGGGGGCATATGCATCAGCCTATGCGCTGACAAGCAGTAATTACAATTTGGTGGCCATACGAATTGGTTCACTAATTAAAGGAGATATTTTTGCACAGCCAGAGCTAGCCAGTGCTATTGCTGTATTACTTGCGGTAACGATGGTGACGGCAATGTTGTTAAGTGAATGGAGTATTTCAAAAACTAGGAGGAAGCTGTAA
- a CDS encoding ABC transporter permease, producing the protein MKKRGFADLFFLLLALYLVLPVVATMLYAFATKWNKTILPEGLTFKWLATLFQDAEFIQAFGRSVLLSCGAVLVALLVIVPAIFVIVLYFPKYEKWIQVAVVMVYSFPGIILAVGLIRVYSKLGVSMILVVLGAYVIGILPYIYQGTRNSLRNVDARQLLDAAQILGASKFQAFTKILLPTVYPGLFAGALLSFSVLFGEFVLINLVVGSRFETVQIYLMKKLSTSGHIASAVVFIYIVLMGVLTFIIAKLTKQSKGATNG; encoded by the coding sequence ATGAAAAAAAGAGGCTTTGCAGATTTATTTTTCCTCCTGCTTGCACTGTATTTAGTGTTGCCAGTTGTGGCCACAATGCTTTATGCCTTTGCAACGAAATGGAATAAGACGATTTTGCCAGAAGGACTAACCTTTAAATGGCTAGCAACATTATTTCAAGATGCTGAATTTATACAGGCATTTGGACGCTCTGTTTTATTGTCCTGTGGGGCAGTTTTGGTTGCGTTGCTCGTCATTGTTCCAGCTATCTTTGTAATTGTCTTGTATTTTCCAAAATATGAGAAGTGGATACAAGTGGCGGTTGTCATGGTCTATTCATTTCCAGGCATTATTTTAGCAGTTGGATTAATCCGTGTTTATAGCAAATTAGGTGTCTCCATGATTTTAGTAGTGTTAGGTGCCTATGTGATTGGCATACTTCCTTACATTTATCAGGGAACACGCAATAGTTTACGAAATGTAGATGCACGCCAGCTATTAGATGCAGCACAAATATTGGGTGCCTCTAAGTTTCAGGCATTTACCAAAATATTATTACCAACTGTTTATCCTGGCTTATTTGCTGGTGCGTTATTATCGTTTTCCGTCCTCTTTGGAGAATTTGTATTGATCAATCTAGTGGTTGGGTCTCGCTTTGAAACCGTGCAAATTTATTTAATGAAAAAGCTTAGTACAAGCGGGCATATTGCCAGTGCAGTTGTTTTTATTTATATCGTTCTAATGGGAGTATTAACGTTCATTATTGCAAAATTAACGAAACAATCGAAAGGTGCTACAAATGGATGA
- a CDS encoding ABC transporter ATP-binding protein: MSYIVIEGLHKKYGQSTVLSNIEMSIEKGEFITLLGPSGCGKSTILRILAGLTDASAGKILIEGKDMHDVQPKDRQVGMVFQSYALFPNMTVKDNVAFGLRMQKMTSAEIEQRVQEMLETVHLSEKAQAYPKELSGGQQQRVALARALIVRPKVLLLDEPLSALDAQIRKKLQADLRDIQQKLGITMILVTHDQEEAMAVSDRIFVMNNGMIAQSGTPTAIYTRPESEFIASFIGHYNVFTRQTLEKMVGELLPQGYSKFAIRPEAIHLDRRQGDVSMAGVAKQSFMSGNVIRTMFEGDCLFTMEQLHEREQQIKINEKYMCYVAREDVIALS; the protein is encoded by the coding sequence ATGAGTTATATTGTAATTGAAGGACTTCATAAAAAATATGGACAATCCACTGTTTTATCAAATATTGAGATGAGTATCGAAAAGGGCGAGTTTATCACGCTTTTAGGTCCTAGCGGCTGTGGGAAAAGTACCATTTTACGAATTTTAGCAGGCTTAACCGATGCATCTGCAGGGAAAATTCTAATTGAAGGAAAAGATATGCATGATGTTCAACCAAAGGATCGTCAAGTTGGGATGGTGTTTCAATCCTATGCACTGTTTCCTAATATGACAGTTAAGGACAATGTTGCTTTCGGCTTGCGAATGCAAAAAATGACTTCCGCTGAGATTGAACAACGTGTACAAGAAATGCTAGAGACTGTGCATTTATCAGAAAAGGCACAGGCTTATCCAAAGGAATTATCAGGCGGTCAACAGCAGCGTGTAGCTCTAGCGCGTGCGTTAATTGTTCGACCAAAGGTATTACTATTGGATGAGCCATTAAGTGCATTAGATGCTCAAATTCGCAAGAAACTGCAGGCAGATTTAAGAGATATTCAGCAAAAATTAGGCATTACCATGATTTTAGTCACACACGATCAAGAAGAGGCCATGGCTGTTTCTGACAGAATTTTTGTGATGAATAATGGGATGATTGCACAAAGTGGAACACCGACTGCCATTTATACAAGACCGGAAAGTGAGTTTATTGCAAGCTTTATTGGTCATTACAATGTTTTTACACGGCAAACTTTAGAGAAAATGGTAGGTGAGTTGTTACCCCAAGGTTACTCAAAGTTCGCCATCCGTCCAGAGGCCATCCACCTAGATAGGAGACAGGGGGATGTATCCATGGCTGGTGTGGCTAAGCAGTCATTTATGAGCGGCAATGTGATTCGTACAATGTTTGAGGGTGACTGCCTCTTTACGATGGAGCAGCTTCACGAGCGAGAGCAACAAATCAAAATAAATGAAAAATATATGTGCTATGTGGCAAGGGAAGATGTGATTGCATTATCATGA
- a CDS encoding DeoR/GlpR family DNA-binding transcription regulator, translating into MTYAKIERFEFILKQLETDGKIIVANIAEELQVAPETIRRDFDELEQQHLLTRVHGGAIKYTNVRNEPAFLRKLQMQKEAKRNIARLAARRICDGDTIAVDTGTTTVHIADFIMAVNDITVVTNSIAAAVQFNLAIEERRMTGKVILLGGTTNPRQSSVAGAMTLELLGNMNFDKAFLSCGGISEGVIYDYDLDESLISKKMLDHSKMNYLLADASKLNGRSFYQICHIEECTEIFCDIACPLEWLAFEEKWTECNGGKS; encoded by the coding sequence ATGACGTATGCAAAAATTGAACGATTCGAATTTATTTTAAAACAATTAGAGACAGATGGAAAAATTATTGTTGCCAATATTGCGGAAGAGCTACAGGTGGCCCCAGAAACAATACGTAGAGATTTTGATGAGCTAGAGCAACAACATTTATTAACGCGTGTCCATGGTGGCGCCATTAAGTATACGAATGTGAGAAATGAACCGGCATTTTTGCGCAAGCTGCAAATGCAAAAAGAAGCAAAGCGCAATATCGCACGCTTAGCAGCAAGGCGTATTTGTGATGGGGATACGATTGCTGTTGATACAGGGACAACGACAGTGCATATAGCAGATTTCATCATGGCAGTTAATGATATTACAGTCGTTACGAATTCCATTGCTGCAGCCGTACAGTTTAATTTGGCGATTGAAGAACGGCGAATGACAGGGAAAGTCATACTGCTAGGAGGTACCACAAATCCAAGACAATCCTCAGTTGCAGGTGCGATGACCCTAGAACTGTTAGGGAATATGAATTTTGATAAAGCGTTTTTATCCTGTGGTGGCATTAGTGAGGGCGTTATTTACGATTATGATTTGGATGAATCACTGATTTCTAAAAAAATGCTTGATCATAGTAAAATGAATTATTTATTAGCGGATGCCTCTAAATTAAATGGTAGATCCTTTTATCAAATTTGCCATATTGAGGAGTGTACAGAAATTTTTTGTGATATAGCTTGTCCGCTAGAGTGGCTTGCCTTTGAGGAAAAATGGACGGAATGCAATGGAGGGAAAAGCTAA
- a CDS encoding histidinol phosphate phosphatase domain-containing protein, with product MIDYHVHLEEGPYSFRWLERTSQAMAFFKDEDVGKGSKASIEKTMQQLTSRLQSGCYSEQWLDLYLQQAKKLGLREVGIVDHLYRFKETRDYFERYMQLDNTETIGKMQRYWLDNVMTESIDNFVSAIIRAKEKWCQHGIALKLGIEADYFGGGEEELASFLHRYPWDYVIGSVHFVDGWGFDNPQTQYIFENMDEAALQQSYERFFATVEKMIHSKMFDFVAHLDNFKVFDYQVKDVAFLDSWYERIARALVAAQTATEINAGLYYRYPVKEMCPGPRFLDALIKHGVTFTVSSDAHFPDDLGKHTFANADLLKSYGVQSIVGFNQRHKQYIKL from the coding sequence ATGATTGATTATCATGTACATCTAGAGGAGGGGCCTTACTCATTCCGTTGGCTAGAGCGTACTTCTCAAGCAATGGCATTTTTTAAAGATGAGGATGTTGGAAAAGGATCCAAGGCATCTATAGAAAAGACAATGCAACAGCTGACTAGTCGACTGCAAAGTGGATGTTATAGTGAGCAATGGCTGGATTTATATTTACAGCAAGCTAAGAAGCTAGGTTTGCGTGAGGTAGGCATTGTAGATCATTTATATCGCTTTAAGGAGACGCGAGACTATTTCGAGCGTTATATGCAGTTAGACAATACCGAGACAATTGGAAAGATGCAGCGTTACTGGCTAGATAATGTGATGACCGAGAGTATCGATAATTTTGTGTCAGCAATTATTCGTGCAAAGGAAAAGTGGTGTCAGCATGGGATTGCTTTAAAGCTTGGCATCGAGGCAGATTACTTTGGTGGAGGTGAGGAAGAATTAGCATCATTCTTGCATAGGTATCCATGGGACTATGTAATTGGCTCCGTTCATTTTGTGGATGGCTGGGGATTTGATAATCCACAGACTCAATATATATTTGAGAATATGGATGAGGCTGCATTACAGCAAAGCTATGAGCGATTCTTTGCAACGGTTGAGAAAATGATCCATTCCAAAATGTTCGATTTTGTAGCGCATTTGGACAATTTTAAAGTATTTGACTATCAAGTGAAAGATGTGGCTTTTCTTGATTCTTGGTATGAGCGAATTGCAAGGGCACTTGTGGCGGCACAAACAGCGACAGAAATAAATGCTGGCTTATATTATCGCTATCCCGTGAAAGAAATGTGCCCAGGTCCTCGTTTCTTAGATGCATTAATTAAGCATGGAGTTACTTTTACTGTTTCCTCAGATGCACATTTCCCGGACGATTTAGGAAAGCATACATTTGCCAACGCAGATTTACTAAAAAGTTATGGTGTTCAATCAATTGTTGGGTTTAATCAACGTCATAAACAATATATAAAATTATAA